In Macadamia integrifolia cultivar HAES 741 chromosome 5, SCU_Mint_v3, whole genome shotgun sequence, a single window of DNA contains:
- the LOC122080367 gene encoding oleosin G-like, whose amino-acid sequence MADRYGSQVQAQRAGGGGGGGGGGGGGGGGGGVMRKLHEHAPNSTQLMGFLTLVISGGILLLLTGLTLTATVVGLIFFAPLIVLASPIWVPVGTMLFIGLAGLLSACGFVVAVVAGLSWIYNYVRGRHPPGSQRVDYARSRLADTANHVKDYAREYGGFLHTRVKDAAPGA is encoded by the coding sequence ATGGCGGATCGTTATGGTAGCCAAGTCCAAGCACAGAGAGCAGGTGGcggcggcggtggtggtggtggtggtggcggcggtggtggtggtggcggtgtcATGAGGAAACTGCATGAGCATGCGCCCAATTCGACACAATTGATGGGATTCTTAACGCTGGTGATATCAGGAGGGATACTGCTTCTCCTGACGGGGCTGACGTTGACGGCGACGGTGGTGGGATTGATATTCTTTGCGCCGTTGATCGTGTTGGCGAGCCCGATATGGGTGCCGGTAGGGACGATGTTGTTCATAGGATTGGCTGGGTTGTTGAGCGCGTGTGGGTTTGTGGTGGCGGTTGTGGCTGGTTTGTCGTGGATATACAACTACGTAAGAGGGCGCCACCCTCCTGGATCTCAACGGGTAGATTATGCGAGGAGCAGGCTTGCTGATACGGCTAACCATGTCAAGGATTATGCTAGGGAGTATGGTGGCTTCTTACACACTAGGGTCAAGGATGCCGCTCCTGGCGCTTGA